The DNA window GTGTAGATTACCTAATCAGAATCTGAAAAAGAAATATTAAAGAAAACTATGATCAACCCGTAACCATCGACTTCCTCTGGCGTACAAGTATTTAGATTGCAGGTCAACAAATCAAACGAAATTAAATATAGCAACTGATTTATGTGTTGAAAAGGAGACAATTGTTTTAGAATCTCCATTATGATATAACCTCAGGATTCTAGATAGATGCTGGCATGCCTCTTTTTTGTAGGACatgttcaatttttaatttaggGTATAATACATGTTTATTGTATCCAAAACTGAGGTGCAAATCACCCTAATTGAAGGATTTTGAACTTTCTTTCGAAATGCTTTTAAGTACTCACACTATGAGAAGATTCTATaaaattttcacaatttttttatATGATTTTCCTTCTATACTATTGCAACATAAAATCATGCTACTTGTATAACCAGTACTTCGTTAGTTTTGAAAATTCTGTTAATAATTTACTTCAGTGGAATGTCTTTTATAATTTAGGGACTAAAGTGTATCAATTTGTGGTTTAGGGACAAGCAAGAGTTGAGGTACAGTTGGTGGGCTAAAATGAAACTAACCCTAATCTTACACCCAGAGATTGTGGCGAATAGGCAGCTAATTAAAACGCATCTTCCAAGCCGATCGATGAGATATCTTATCTAGACATGATTTCCCGATCCAATTATTCCTGATTGAAAAAATTATAATTGCGCTGCAGGTGAATTGGTTGAACTAAATATTCAGAAGACAATGtgagggaagaaaaaaaaaaaggcatttttTGAGGGTGTCTATtggatttaacccttatttataGTAAAGAGCCCTAAAATTGCATGCTTTTTCCTCCCAATTCTTGTGTGTGATGCTCAGCCATGCATAATCAGTCAACATATCTTCAAGGCCTTTATACATGCATAGATTCAAGTCCTCGTTTTCGTAAATGAAGCATCACCAAATGCAAAGAAATCATGTTCGCATGGATTAAAGTTGTGAATTCTAATGGGATGCAAGCAATTAGTTTGTCATAACAGAATCTAGCTCACAGCCCATCGTTCTAAAAAATGTTCTTATCTCAATCAAGAAGCTAGTAATGATTCTATATTTTCATGTGCTCAGCCTTTTTCTACTCAACTAGACAAAATGacaagaggaaaagaaataTGAAAGATACTTCATTTGTTTCTTTCCACCTATCCCATGACCGGCAGCTTTTTCTCTACAATGCGAAGAGTGCCCAGAAAAAATAATCTAGTTGTTGAAATGTTAATCTATTCTAATCATTTTACGAAGGATCAGCTCAGCTGATATTTTAATTACATGGCCCTGCAAAGTTATTAAATAAAGAATTTACCGTGGACATTGGATAGAGTAGATAGTCAAGCTAAAAATTAATCATGAAAACGACCTAAACGTAGTTTTAACTACTTCGATGGGAACTAATAAGATAAACTCGTGTTCATATGAAAGATAAGTAAATGACATTGAaagcaaatatttttttttccctcaactTGCTGAATAGCAACTCTGAACTACTCATGTTACAGCTGAAAAGATGaaaacatcaagaaaagtttAACGAAGAAAACTTTATATATGCATGCACCAAGGTCAAGAAAGTAGCTTTTCTTTATGAAGCAATTTCTTGTATGGTACACATGAAGAAAATTTAATTACGTACGACAACATTAATTATGTACTAAACAGCTACAAATTCTGAATCCAATACCGATTTCTGTTCATCATTTTCTCTTTAAACAGATATATACAATTAGTTACTCCACTTTTTATGCACTACTCCACtcttcaaaaaggaaaaaaaaaaaaaactttccacCAAACAACTTTTACTCTGCTGAAACAAAACTAAGAACTTTATTCTTCTtgaaaattgataaaatgggaTTTCTATCAGAAGCTCCAATCTCTATACCTATAAAGAAATCTAACTGAAATGAAATGCACTAGAGAAATAAAATCCTAGAACACCTGAACTTGAACCTTTTAATTTTGTGACACGTTAGTACTCCGTACACCACACTTCTGTCGACAACATTTTGCAGCCCATTGTCGATGCGAAATGGGAGGTCCAGCCTCAGAAGCTCAAATTAACCTTTCAAGTCTAATAAGAGGTCCCAAGATAGGCCCAATATTATGGAAAACTAGTCTGTTTGCTTATTCATATTgcctaagaaaaaaaatttagctGATTTTTGTTTCTTGAGGAATATATAGCCAATTACTGAAGACCCGTTTATTGTGAAGGAAGATTAAGGCtcttgtttgataattcaattcaacacttaaatttaatgaatttagatcttaacatattcagaccgtttgataatcaaaaattgaatatctgaattaattaagtggcactgaattttctaagcaaaacttgctcccaaaattaagcGATAAGTTATGTGtgctcaaatgtattagatttaatacttaacaattcaataatttaatagattaTCCATTCATATCAAGGTGGTATAATCCAAACAACATGTTTGCTTTCTTGTATGTGTAACTCTCTCATATGATAAGTTTTAGCATCGAAAATTGAAGTGTATAGAAGCAAATCATACATGGAATGCTTTTTTAAACCATCCAAAATTTTCTCtcgagatatatatatatagtccaTGTTAATTTCGGGGCTCCAGTCTAACAAATCAACTGCGGATTAGAAAATCTTTGAAATACTAGCTTGAACATAGAAGATTCTACAGTCAGTGCAAATGCCATTGTCCAGCAAAATTCGAGTTTGGTGATTTGGTGATCTACTTGTAAAGTAGCCAAGACTTGGAAAAAACAAAATAtggagaaaacaagagaaacaaGCAGGCCTAGATCACTGGCAAACATAGATGCCAAACTTTCTCTGGGCATAACATAACAGTAGGTGATAGGATCAAAAAAGAATTTCTTGATCACCAACACAAATTTTCAGAGGCGAATCTAAGCTTAGCAGTTTACTATGGCCTTGTTCTCGTTTGCTTtagattttataaaaatttaattataaaaagtGATTATAGAGAATAATCAAAATCAGCAAAAGCTACTCTTTGAATAATTtaggattttaattttattcattaTTAACAATATCAATAATCTGAATATGAAAGCAATTGAAAACATCACAAAAAACTGATTatataaaaccaaaaaaataatcaatCAAGAATAAGCCCTATGAGCTCTTTATCCTAAAAAATCCTAATTATCATTGGGTAAACTATCATTAATAATAACAAGTGCATCccctcgaaaaaaataaaaaaataaaaaagtaacgCTTATTGAAAAGGTAAATAGTAAAGTTGTTTCCTCAAGAAAAAAAGGTACTTCTTATCGCATGAAATATTTAgaaaaagattttaaaaaaaagagttaaaagACAAGACAGGTACCTTAGAGTTTGGCTGACTGTTGAATTTCCAACGTAAGCTGCGGCTGTCCACCCACCGGCCACCGTCCATTGAAGTAAGGATGCTTTCTGCTTTCagatcttttttgttttgtgccAAAATCCAGCGGCCCCGCCACACAAATCCACACCAATGAAAAATCACCAAGTGCTAAAATGAAGATTGCTTATTTCGCAATCAACCAAAGATTCTCAACCCTGAGACTGAAGAAAATGCATAATCATCTTGTGATAGTAGGTATGGATTGATAGTCTTCAACTTCCATGGGACTATTTAAAATGAAGTCCTGATAATATTTTAATGGCCAAATAAATTGTACCATTATCTTGAAAATGTAACTCCATTCGTTCAATCTGCTTCTGAAGTTAAGAACCAAGAGAAAAAATCGACAAACCTGCAAAgtaaatttaatgaaaaaacaACGAGAGGAGGCTATATATAAATTCTCGATCATAAATTCATAGCTGATTCATATATAATGCCCTTGATCACTTTGAAGATCTACAACCTTTTTTATCTTTAAAATGGTATGCAATTGTCATCCTGTGAGCAAGTAGAAAAGTAGAAAGGTTTAGACAGTGTAGAGGGGCCAATTCCCCACGGACACAGTGTCGGTTCAGCCGAGCTGACGAGTCTGTTTGGCCCTCAACCATGGATCTTCCGGAGGTCGAACTGACTAAGGACTCCTGATCCATCGGAATAAGGCCCAAAGTAGGGTTCAAGAGGGACTCCATCCCTCGTGACCTAGTATGACTCATATTCAAGAATGGGATAACTACTAAGGGTAAAGGGATAACTTTGGACTCTCCCATGACTATCTTAAAGAACTGTATAAATAATGAATGAAAAGACCAGAAAAGGTACGCTACACAATACTATTACTTTCTCTATTCTCTAGCTAGTCTCGCTGTTCGGCTCATTGCAAGTCAGCTCGAAACCTTAACCGGTGCTCTGTTCGGATCGTGATTTCGACGTACTTTTCAAACAGCATTACTGGTAATTTCTGGATTCTGCTTTGTAGAAAAGGAGCCGCACCAAATAATATAAAACGCAAAGAATAGTGCTCAATTTTGACTCGAGGAGAGGGccttttttgttcttttgttttcattatttttcttttttttttccctaaaccCGCCACGTTTATTATTTGAAATTCACAACTTTTTGACTCTTTCATGCTTTTGGTGCACTATCATTTGCATTCATTCATTTGTAAGAAAGTGAATGGTGTCAATCCCAGAAAAGGCATTCAGTAGAGTTGGttgcaggaaaaaaaaaatccttacCAAAATCATCTCCTTTGAGTAAAAGATTCTTTTTTAGGTGTTTGTTATTCAATAAATAATAGTTTTTCTTATGCTAccaattaattttaatttaaatttgcacttcaaatttaacacATATGAGATGCAGCTACTGTGTTAGTTTATGTACAAGACAATGAAAGGTTAATCCTTGTCGAATGTGCTTAAGTTGATTGGCGACGACATCTTTCATGATCGCGTACATGAGATTCTTTTAGCATATAAGGTTACGATTGTCTGAATAGTGAAATGAGTGTGGATTTAACTCCtaaaattattattatgtaCTTTGGAATGAAATACTATGAGTAGTAGTATGATATTCTACATTTGCGGCTTATTTGATTATCCAAttcaatatttaaaattaataaattcagatcttaatatgttTAAGAcctgtttgataacaaaaaaaatagaacatttgAATGAATTAACTAAGTAGCACTGAAATTTCTAGACAAAAATTGCtccaaaaaataatttaatatgatatacactcaaatgtatgagattcaaactttagatttcatattttaatttttaaacttcaattttatcaaaaacACTCTTAGATTCTATACCTAGACACAGTCTCCCATGACCCTTCTTTTCTCCTCATCACTCAAACAAATGAAAgacttaaatttaaaaaaaaaaaaaaaagtgattttaAGCATTAGCAAGATTTCAAGTCCACTCAAAATATAGCAAGGGAGTACCAAGAGCATGCATACAAAATGAATGTCAATTAAACTCATTTAACTCTTACGCAGGCAAGAACATGCAACTTTTGTTTGTCAAAGACGACCAAAATAGTTTATCATAATGAATATTATTAGGAGTATTTTTAAGAATAAGATTCGCCAACCAGGTTGCGTCATTTTTCGCCTGCTTGAAACCAATAGCAGAAGCAACATTAATATTCCCCCAAAGTATGAGCATTTATACCAACCAGAATAtgaatacatacatacatatatacatacatacatatatatatgtgtgtgtacgTATATATTACTACAATTTAcatcatttgaaaatttgtcCCACCGGAAGGCAATATGGGAGTACTTTTCTAGATGAGTCTAAGATGAGTCAAGGCAAAGAAAGTATGCATATGGATTACTACTGAGTCATAAATTCATCAGGCGAGTGAATAACTTTTAAGAAGATATTTGCGTGAAACTTCAGCTTTTGTCTTCTCAAAGTTTTCCAGTTAAAATATACCTTAATTATGCGTGAAGCACGCACCATCCAAGAAACCGTATGCAGGATATTATGAATATAATCAGATAGAGATTAGGGAACTAGTTAATTTATAATTAGGTCCAAAGTAGGATAAGAAAGAGATTGACCTGATGCTTAATTGTGTATAAAATTCGTAAGTAAAGATTTGCACGATTCATTGAGCGACTAATAGTTTTCGAATTTTATAATTCGATCCACCGTTCTATTTTGCGTGCTTATCATGTGCAACTAAGGCATGTAATAGACAAACACGTAATTGACATTCAAAAAATGATGGCCCGTTTGGattcatcatttttttaaaaacaaatttttcatGTATAATGCTACAATAATACACcaacaaaaataatttcaaaaatacaaaaaacaattctaaaaagacaaaaaataaCCTCAAAAACAGtcttaaaaaataataatctcatctacagtaaaagtttttcacctgcattgctacagtaaaatatataaaaaaacaaTCCCGAACACAGCTAATCCAAGCTTTGACCCATtaaattggatttaaatggtaaCGTCTGATAATCTATTTATCCTCTGACACTTGTTTCTTTTAGGGATACCACGAGTATCGATTCTCTTCGCGTCTTCCTTGTTAAGCAAATAGAAAGAAGATAAACTAAAATCAGTCAATAGAGGAAGAGCACTAACTACTAACCTAGAATGCTGTAACTAGTTTCACAAATATTACTTGCATAATTCGAAAGATACCATTTGCCTCAATAACGATCGCACTCCTCTTATTGAACACCAACAAAATACCCTTTTTCCCTTCTAAGGGAGACCATGGCCATCAATTTTCTTCGCGTCCTTCCTCTTAAGCAAGTACAAAGTCAATTAAAATCAATCAATAAAGGAAGAGTCTTCAACCAAAAAGGTATAATTCATCTCACAAATATCACTTCCATATGTCGCTgattggattagctgttttttggggtgtttttgaaaaattttactgtaacagagtttttatagtatattttagaaaatattttgggatatttaagagtaaaagagtttttagaatatattttgggatattttttaaacattaaaaaaaatttagactatTTTTTAAAGTacgttttaaaaattttagtagTATTTTAAAAAGTAGTTTCTGAAAAACTCTTGAATCCAAACAGATAAAATAAAGTTTCTTGACAGCAGTGTAAACGAGTCTAAGCAAACCAAACATCCCAGTGTTTGATcaaatttgtttgattattCTATTGAGCTCGAAATTCTgttcaaattttatttgtttatccaTTAAATTGAATTTAACAAACTCTTATCGAGTCAAACTCAAGTAACTTAAATTTTTTACCTATAAATTTTAATCATGTGATAATCGAGTCAAGCATTAACTGAGTTTAAATATTTATCGAACACAAAATGCTCTAATGTTTAGTTTGACGAACCAAGTTGGAATCAATTCTTATCGAATTAAACATAATTCAAATATTGAGCAGTTTGAATTGAGCAGTTTGATTTCTCTTTCAAAACTACACCTTGATTACGTCTTCTACAAAAGTGAGCGTGGAAGAAAGCGATGTTGTGCCTTGACTAATCATTCTCAAGTAAATCCATCCGACACCAAATCCATCGGGCCTACAATATATTTGGCAAAGATAATATCAAATCCGCTAAACGACGTAATTCAGTTCTTGGTCTTGGCTTCTACATTTTGGTCAGCGGAAACTATGCCTCACGCAAACTAACAAATCAGGCTGGCTGCAAATCCGACGATGATAATCCATCAGTCAAATTACATTCTTCACCTAAATCCATTGAAGATTAAAcgataaacaaaaaaaataataataaaaaaaaaagagaagaagcaCAACACCTACAGAAATAGAGAGAAGATTGGacctccaaaaaataaaaatatagaaAGAATATCCACCAGGCATGCACCATTAACTTCAGAATTTacaaataacagaaaataaaaatcaattTATTTCATCGCTCAAATGGCATTCTTCACCTAAAACAATTGAAAATTCCATGCAGACCAGCAAGATAAAAATGATACTTGCGCTCACAAAAAGAAAGAACATGCATCATCATCTGCCACGCAAACTTCGCATTTTACCAACAATGAAAATAAATTATGCTGCACAtgaaaattactttttttttttttgtgaaattttcttagctttaattataaaggtaacTTGATTATTAATATATTGGGTTTTTTACCTCCCTAAAAAATCTTTTTCTTTGTCAACCGAGTCGTTTATTTACTAGtgtaaaacttttgaaaaccaaatagatattattaaaaaaatctaGACTATGATGATTGTAAATTTAAATAACTAATTAGACActtagaaaattattatttaaatttgttaaatttcGGATTAATTTGAGCTTGTCCGAGATAGTGCATTAAATATTCACAAGACAATTATTGCATTAGATCCCATAATCCTTCAGGTGGGACTTTAAATTAGTTCCCACAAAAAAttattcaattttgaattcaaacTCTAAAACGTCCGATCATTAATAATATTCCCCTTTACATTTTCAAAACccaaaataatataaatatttatatagcAAAGAGAAAGTCACAGCAGATAGATTTCGAATTTTATATCAATTCTGACCCAtcgttttaattaatttttttttttggggagagAAATTCTAGTATTCTATTCTACCCCATCGTTCCGGGCCACTTAAAACCTTTGGCCTTGTTGGCTAATCAATCCTCTAtctcaaaataaataaataaaaatcccTCTATCTCTATGTCAAGTATAATAATTCTAACCTAATTCACCAGAACAAAattaataagtaaataaattaaaagatatTTTCCCCGTAAGGTCAACGACATATTTTCTCCATTTgatcaaccaaaaaaaattagtacTTCGATTGTACTGAGTGAGTAATATCCGTCTTTGAATGAGTAATCACTGAATTTTGATTTAATAGCCGCAAAAGAGAGTAAGTTCCTCTTTGAACGGTAGGTCAGGAAGTTTGAATCCACCTCACCTGCAATGCAAATCAAGTTTCAAAGCAAGACTATACAGATGTTGATGGAATCCGCGCACCATAAGCCCTAATTCATGAAGTGGATCAAGGAGTAGATACTTTACTGATTTGGCGTCGTCTAATTCTTTTAGGGTGCATctaataaaattgaaatataaaaaTTAGAATTATAGAGATGTTATGGATgcttaaaaaaaagtaattttccACTTTTTTATCAacgcaaaaataaaataagataaaataaaataggcaACACGAAGATAAAAAATCTATGGCAACACGTTGCTTGCTGCACTCGTGAAAATTCCCCGCCCATCATATAAATACTCCTATGTCCATTTCTCTTCACTTCTCTTTATACAGAGAGAGAAAAGTATAGCCACCTGAGATTTCCGGCGACAACCTCGCcggaaaaagcaaaagaaggcAATCAGTATTCGGGCGAAGATGAAGCAGAGGACCAGGACAACCGGAAATGCTGATGCTAGTGCTCATGGAGTTGAATCGGTCCATTCGGACCGGAACAACAAAAGAGCAACAAAGAAGATGAAATTCCAGCAAAAATTGTTGAAATTCGAGTccttacctgattacatgcaGGATAATGAATTCATCAGAGACCATTACCGCTGCGAGTGGCCGTTAAAATACGTCGTTTTGAGCGTCTTCTCCGTCCACAATGAAACTCTGAATATCTGGACGTGAGTTTTcgtttttctaattttttttcccaatgtAACTGATCGcccattttcattgaaaaaattCAAGTTTTGCAGCTCAGGTTTAAGCTAGTTGAATTTggtgcttcttcttttttttttttagctagCAGAGCATTTGGTAATGTGGTTTTTTTTTCTCAGGCATTTGGTTGGTTTCGCGATATTCTTGTGGTTGACGGCGATGAGCTTGACGAAAAAAGCGACGGTGGAGAATTTGGTCGGAAGATTCTTCAGGTGAGGACATTTTCGtcattttgttgtttcttttaaGCTATTCATCCTTTCCCGTACTAGAATTTTCTCCTGGAATATGAACTATTTTGATAAGGTTATTAAACTGAATTAGTAGGCCGGGGACTGATGGACcgttgatgatgatgatgaacaAGACAATCAACGGCTCTGATGCTTTTTTCCTAGTAAGTCTCCTCTTATAAATTTTGCAAAGTCACTAAAATTCAACGGACAGCACGGTACTACGGTAGTGGGGAATGGGACCCAACAAATTGGGTATTTACAGGACATTGGGCCCATAATTTGGGGAAATCTTGTGACCGAGTCCCGCGCCCATGTGATCTTGTGATTTGCTATATcgatttcttgtttttttgtttaaaCATAGAGTCGATTTTTCAATCATGGTGTCTTATTACGCAAACTGGTTGCAACTAATAAGAGGGTTCGTAAGGTTCTAATTGATTGAAAAAAATGGTGATAGTAGAAAATAAAACGAAATAAAGTAGATGAGTTTGTTGCTAAAAGAGCATTACAAAATTGCAATCTACTACGAGTATAGTAGAAGTAGCTTTTTCCTGTTCTAGAGGACCCGATTCTGCTTATCTacattttgattttgttgctagTTTGACTTGCACATGTTGGTTTCCCAGCAAAGGGGTGTCGAGCAAGTAGGCTGGAAATCATGTAGACTCGTAGATCTAATAAAATTAATGATAAAATTAGATGGAACGgtccaaaatttatatttttgataGTTTAATGGATAAAAATATATTACTAATAATCAAGTggccaaatcttgactattgaAGAAGTCTAAATCTTGACTATTGAAGAAGTCTAGCGATTACCTGGATAATTTGCTCGTCTATTATGGATGTTAAAGAGGAGAAAATGACTTCGTAGACTTGTAGGTCATGAAGATTGGAGGAAAAAACATTTAGAGTCAAATAACTTGCTCTGGTGGATGGCACACTAATACATCTGACCTAATTTACTTGATATATTTGATTGCAGGAATCATATCTAAGGCACATTCCTAAACCATCAATCTTACATGTGAATGGAGATTCTGATGTTATCCCCAAATGGCCTTGGTTTGTGCTCTTAGGAGGGGCTATGTGCTGCATGATATGTAGCTCTCTTGCCCATCTATTTGCTTGCCACTCCAGACGTTTCTATCTCTTCTTCTGGCGCCTTGATTATGCTGGCATTTCCTTGATGATAATCTGCTCCTTCTTTGCCCCTATATACTATGCTTTCTCATGTCACCCTTATTGGCGTCTTTTTTACCTGGCCTCAATTACTGGCTTTGGTAGCCTTGCCGTGGTCACCCTCTTTGCCCCTGCTCTATCCTCTGGTCGTTTCCGTTCCTTCAGGGCAAACATTTTCCTCGCCATGGGTTTCTCAGGAGTGATACCAGCAGCACATGCCGTCATTCTTTATTGGCATAACAGCCCACACATACTAGTAGCTCTTGGATATGAGATTGTAATGGGCTTTCTATATGCTGCTGGAGCAGGATTTTACACGAGTAGGATACCGGAGAGATGGAGGCCAGGTGCATTTGATATTGTGGGGCAGAGCCACCAAATCTTCCATGTGTTGGTTGTTGTTGCTGCTCTTGCCCATAGCGCTGCCACTCTTGTAATAATGGATTTGCGTGGAGGGTTACCAGCCTGTGATGGTTGAAGCGTATGGTTAGCTAGATGCAGCAGTGCTGTGAATCTTCGAATGGATTTTATATATGTTGCATTCTTTTCACGGTTCACGCCTTCATGAAAGATATGATGAGGTGAATGCTGTTGCAGCTTTTGTTTTAAGGTGGTGGTCGTGGGTGTAAGAGTAAGATTAGAACCATATTCTATTGGATTGTACCATTGATCCTTGTTGAAGAGGATTCACATCTGGTCTGGAGGAGGCTTCTTGCAAGACCTTcatttctttttcccctttcctttGAAGGGGACATAGGTCAGtcattttaggattttaatGACACAATTGTCTTACAATAAGGTGGACCATATTGAAAATCAACCCGAATCAAAAGGTGCCATCATTCAATTATACGACTCCAGCCATCTTGCTCCAAAAGAAGTTACTTCATGCATCCCTAAGCGTTCAGTAATTCAGCACAAAATCTTGAAGTACGAAACCTTGAGAGATAGTCTGAACAAAATCTTGAAATAAATGTACACTTTGAGCATTTACTACGATAGCAAATGACGTCCAAGAAATTGTACGAAGCTAAATAGGGTGCAAAAGGATGGAAATTATGACAAGCTATACAAAAATATGAGCCAGCAGTACAATGTTTAAATGTGGGAGCTTTGGCTCTCATTATCACTACTGAAATCATCCAGTGTCAATCTCCCAATTCCTTCTCATTACTGCACTCTCAAAAAATTTTCCATCTCTTCTTTAACAGTTGAACTTACTACTATCCTCTGTGAACTCGTAAACAGATTTGGATCTATTAATTGTCAGAAGATAAACTTGCCACCCAAATGCCAAAAGGAATCGCAGATAAATTAAACCTATTGTCGACTTCAAAAGATTCCCATTACTAACAATCCACTAGGCCATTCCACTTCACTTTGCCATGCAAGTAGTTATGGGTAAAGAGAAGCCAAGTTCACTTGCTACAATGAAGAGAAGGAAAGAATTAAGTAGGAAACAATTACACACAGCAAACCTGCCT is part of the Coffea eugenioides isolate CCC68of chromosome 6, Ceug_1.0, whole genome shotgun sequence genome and encodes:
- the LOC113775077 gene encoding heptahelical transmembrane protein 2-like isoform X2 translates to MKQRTRTTGNADASAHGVESVHSDRNNKRATKKMKFQQKLLKFESLPDYMQDNEFIRDHYRCEWPLKYVVLSVFSVHNETLNIWTHLVGFAIFLWLTAMSLTKKATVENLVGRFFRPGTDGPLMMMMNKTINGSDAFFLESYLRHIPKPSILHVNGDSDVIPKWPWFVLLGGAMCCMICSSLAHLFACHSRRFYLFFWRLDYAGISLMIICSFFAPIYYAFSCHPYWRLFYLASITGFGSLAVVTLFAPALSSGRFRSFRANIFLAMGFSGVIPAAHAVILYWHNSPHILVALGYEIVMGFLYAAGAGFYTSRIPERWRPGAFDIVGQSHQIFHVLVVVAALAHSAATLVIMDLRGGLPACDG
- the LOC113775077 gene encoding heptahelical transmembrane protein 2-like isoform X1; the encoded protein is MKQRTRTTGNADASAHGVESVHSDRNNKRATKKMKFQQKLLKFESLPDYMQDNEFIRDHYRCEWPLKYVVLSVFSVHNETLNIWTHLVGFAIFLWLTAMSLTKKATVENLVGRFFSRPGTDGPLMMMMNKTINGSDAFFLESYLRHIPKPSILHVNGDSDVIPKWPWFVLLGGAMCCMICSSLAHLFACHSRRFYLFFWRLDYAGISLMIICSFFAPIYYAFSCHPYWRLFYLASITGFGSLAVVTLFAPALSSGRFRSFRANIFLAMGFSGVIPAAHAVILYWHNSPHILVALGYEIVMGFLYAAGAGFYTSRIPERWRPGAFDIVGQSHQIFHVLVVVAALAHSAATLVIMDLRGGLPACDG